The following coding sequences lie in one Fundulus heteroclitus isolate FHET01 chromosome 20, MU-UCD_Fhet_4.1, whole genome shotgun sequence genomic window:
- the LOC105917798 gene encoding MKRN2 opposite strand protein yields MEQSVIYLTHCQKEIFCFSVPEVCPSCGEELQGRRLQEAPVSIPSPFTDGHKTSCCLLVAPAHNNPDSDFSGTSDLHTGISNTKGVVYNYTQDGVRRDQSGWSHCVCIPLVRPDMFHLLAQWDVYLEGFSVGPTWDPVWQKFHEDEHNCFSFCLQFLNSVLAVEGRSALSREDFIRSFILPRMRRVSKYSTVIQHLQKHQFYLVDRQEESVPSS; encoded by the exons atgGAGCAGAGCGTCATCTACCTGACCCACTGTCAGAAGGAGATCTTCTGCTTCTCCGTACCTGAGGTGTGTCCGAGCTGtggggaggagctgcagggccGCAGGCTGCAGGAGGCGCCGGTGAGCATCCCCTCCCCCTTCACAGACGGACACAAGACCTCCTGCTGCCTGCTGGTCGCTCCTGCACACAACAACCCGGACAG CGACTTCAGCGGGACGTCAGATCTGCACACCGGCATCTCCAACACTAAAG GTGTTGTTTATAACTACACTCAAGATGGCGTGCGGCGAGATCAGAGCGGCTGGAGTCACTGTGTGTGTATCCCGCTGGTCCGACCCGACATGTTCCACCTGCTGGCTCAGTGGGACGTTTACCTGGAGGGCTTCTCTGTGGGACCCACGTGGGACCCTGTGTGGCAAAA GTTCCATGAAGATGAGCACAACTGCTTCAGCTTCTGTCTCCAGTTCCTGAACAGCGTCCTGGCGGTGGAGGGTCGGAGCGCTCTGAGCCGAGAAGACTTCATCCGCAGCTTCATCCTGCCGAGGATGAGGAGGGTGTCCAAGTACAGCACGGTGATCCAGCACCTCCAGAAGCACCAGTTCTACCTGGTGGACAGACAGGAAGAGTCCGTGCCCTCCAGTTAA